The Macaca fascicularis isolate 582-1 chromosome 5, T2T-MFA8v1.1 genome segment gtaatctcagcactttgggaggccaaggcaggaggattgcttgaggccaggcattcaaaaCCTTTGttgcttgggcaacaaagtgagaccgtctctactaaataaatacataggctgggtgcggtgggtcacacctgtaatcccagcactttgggaggccaaggcaggcagatcacaaggtcaggagatcgagaccatcccggctaatggggtaaaaccccgtctctactaaaaaaactgaaaaaaataaaaattagctgggcatggtggcaggtgcctgtagtcccagttactcgggaggctgaggcaggaggatggcgtgaatccgggaggcagagattgcagtgagccgagatcttgccactgcactccagtctgggcaacagagcaagactccgtctcaaaaaataaataaataaataaaaataataaataaataaataaataaataaataaataaataaataagacattctaaagacattaaaaggataataagggaATGTTATGTACAAATTTATGCCAAAGAAATTctacaacttagatgaaatggacaaattccttgaaagacacacaTTACCAAGAATTAATAAGTAAATTGAATTGCCATGTagctattaaagaaattaaatttgtaattaaaagCTTTCCCAAAAGAAAATTAGAGGCTCAGgaatctaccaaaaaacaaaacaaaacaaaacaaaaaacttactgAGTTTAGCAAACAAAAAGTTTAGCAATTTAGCAAGGTTgcaaaatatgaaatcaaattACAAAAATCCAATATATACTGACAACAAACAAtggtaaatataaattttttaaaaaatgccatttgCATTAGCATCAAAAACTGTGAAAtagggctgggcacgatggctcatgcctgtaattccggcactttaggaggctgaggcaggtggatcacatgaggtcaggagttcgagaccagcctggccaacatggtgaaaccccatctctactacaaattcaaaaaattagttgggcgagGGGAcaggtgcctgtaagcccagctacttgggaggctgaggcaggagaatcacttgaagccaggcatcctaagttgcagtgagccgagatcacaccactgcactccagcttgggcaacaagggcaaaactctgtctcaaaaaacaaaaaaaagaactcgTGAAATACTTTGGAATAAATCTGATAAAATATGTGCAAGACTTAAAcatcaaaaactacaaaatacaatttaaagatttaaagattttgaagaagatttaaaaaatagatattagGTTCTTGGATTCGAAAACTCAATATTGTTGATATGTCAATTCCCCccaattgatctatagattcagtgcaatcccaacCAAACTTCTAGCAGGCTTTTAAAAATGGAGTCTTTATTATTAACTACTTCACTATATTGCATTCTTTTTAAACTGTGTTTCCTTTAGTTAGAATAGTCTTCAGCAAAGTTTGCACAGAGACGGTAGATTTGGTAGAGAAAATGAATCATTCTCTTTTTATAGACTGGATAGGAAAAGAACAGAGGAAACTTAACTGTTCTCCCCAAGGATGGAGAGTTTCCATGCCAATTTTCACAACTGAAAGATTCTCCATAATAATAGCTCtactgggccaggcacggtggctcatgcctgtaatcccagcactttgggaggccaagacaggaggataacttgaggtcaggagttcgagcccagcctggccagcacggggaaaccccatctctatcaaaaaatacaaaaattagctgggtgtggtgtggtagcacacacctgtagtcccagttacatagggatctgaggcacgagaatggcttgaacccaggaggtagaggttgcagtgagccaagatcatgccactgcaatccagtcagggtgacagagtaagactctgtctcaaaaaaaaaaaaaaaaaaaagctctattGGTGTTTTAGTATTTAGGTGTTCTGTGCTGTACTTACTTCTTTAGTATCAGAAAGATATTGATATATGATGgaacaaaaatcattttcttattgGTAAGTATTCCATCTATCAGACTTCTTACAACTTCATCTGTCTCCAATACAGGCCATAATCTGTGATTAAAAAgaggaaagtttatttttattttctaaaattttaatttcataagtAAATGATGGTAGGAAAATTATCCTGTATTTTTACTAAATTTAgaatgaagatttaaaatattccagGATTTGCTGCATTAATGCCACCCTTCCCACTTCCTCCACATCCCATGTTGATGTTTTGTTATCAGAAACTTATACTTTCATATCCAGTAGGTGTGTTTCATAGCTCACTTAGTCAAAATATCAAAATGGTGGAGAGGCATTAGATGGTAAGGAGTAGAGGAGCCATGCAAGAAAGAGGAACGGCTAGGATTAATCATGGGACAGGAAGGAAAGATCTGACATCTCAAAGCCTGTTGGATGCAAGGAGAAAATTCTATAGCTAAGTATACTTTCTTTCTTGTGGAGGTATTCCATAAAGCTGGATTGTTTTGAGGTCATCATTTTGTCAGAGGCGTTTAaatcagagcaactccatcttgaatagggccTGGGTAAAAGAAGGCTGACACCTACTGGGCTTCATTCCCAGGAAGCTAAAGCATTCTTTGTCACAGGATGATaaaggaggttggcacaagattcaggtcataaagatcttgctgataaaatagggtgcagtaaagaagccggccaaaacccaccaaaaccaagatggtgatgaaagtgacctctggttgtcctcactgctcattataagCTGActataatatattaattagcATGCTAAGAGACACTTCTATCAGCactatgacagtttacaaataccaTGGCAATGGCAGGAAGTTACCCAATATGGTCTAAAAATGGGAGGAAATCTCAGTTTTGGGAATTGCTCACCCCTTTCCCGGAAAACtaatgaataatccaccccttgtttagcatataatcaagaagtaacTAAATATCCTTGGTGGAGCAGCCCCAGCCATTCTTCTCGGTGGAGTAGCCATTCTCCTTCGTGGAGTAGCCATTCTCTactcctttactttcctaataagcttgcttttgctttgcactgtggcCTTGCCCCAAATTGTTTCTTGGGAAAAAtctaagaaccctctcttggggtctggattgggacccctttctggtaagaATTTCATATTTGAGATTCACTTCTGACTTGCCTATCCTGCAGTTTAATGAGAATTTAAGAGGCACCCAAGGAGTATGACAACTGGAGGTATGACCTTCCTTATACTGAAGGCCGTGTACATGTATTCTTGAGAAATATTCATAAACATAGGCTTAGTGAACAATTGCCTGTTAGTGCAAGATGatgacagaaaattaaaacataaatcgATTTAAAATGTTGTATTCAAATTAAGATGTCTAGGCGTGGACTGAACAGCCAGTGAATGTAAAGGCTGGGTGAGGAGTTAGGAAACCAGTGAATGTTAAAACTCCATTCCCTGGGATGATCTGTGGTTTACTGCAGATTAGCATGTGATTCACTTCTCCACTGCATTGAATAGCAAAGCCAACAGAGAGTAATACAAGTcaatacatttctaaattacTCTGTTCTGCCCTTTCTCTCCCTGATGTCATCTATATGGATCCAACAACCCAGCCTCAGAGCCAAGTGTGACATTACATATCAATGCCTTAGCCCTGACTAAGGAAATTCACAATCCAGCAACCTCTATAAAACCAATCCCAAATCTTTAGCATTGCCTGTGTCTGCCCCTAAGTTAGCCCCCAGGAACCCTATACCCAGAGTTCCATCATCTTTATTCTTCTCATCTATTATGCCTTCCCCAAGAATGGCAGGATACCCTTAGGAAAGCTCATGGTACGCTAAGCCTGAAAGCCTACCAAGAGGCTTTTTATTGGGCCCAATTCTTTGTCTAAGAAAACAGTCAGGAGTTGCAACAGTACTATAGTATTTACTTGCATATCGTATACTTATTAAGTACTGTGAGACAACAGAGAAAATGTAAGAAGCCACGTTTGCTCACTTCTGCTTGTCAGCATAATTTCACAAAGTCCCTGACTCTGTGACAATGTGCAGCTCTCTGGAAAGATGCTTTGAAGACAACACAGGATGGAGCACATGGCCCCCAGTACCAGAGCAGTCCAGCTGAACCTCTCTAAAGGGCTGCTCTCAGGCTACAGGCCTCCTTCTGTAGTCTTCAGTAAGGCTTCTAAATAAAATCAAcacctttaattctttaaaaacttatttttttggctggttgtggtggttcatgcctgtaatcccagcattttaggaggccgaggcaggcagatcacctgaggtcaggagttcgagaccagcctggccaacatggcgaaactccgtctctactaaaaatacaaaaattagccaggtgtggtggtgggtgcctgtaatcccaaatactcaggaggctgaggaaggggaatcacttgaacccagaaggcagaggttgcactgagccgagattgagccactgcactccagcctgggtgacagagcgagactctgtctcaaaaaacaaaaacaaaaacaaaaacttatttatttttctttaatcaacAGTACCTATAGTCTAACACCATGAAGGACTCCAGTGGCAGGGAGAGACTCCAGCTGCAGAGACCACACAGCTAACTCAGGCTGTAAGAGTCAGTATCCTCAAATGAGGCGGCACTCAACAGAGAATTGTTCAGTTCATTTGAATGAATATGTTTAGGACTAATTCCCTTCCAGTAAAAAATTGGTTTTGAATCATTAAGCTTAGTATATTTTGTTAATCTGCAGCAGAATATATaccagaattagaaaaatttgTTAAGCAGATGGCTTAATTTTCAGGCCTTATCCACACCTTcctgcttttttcttctcctttcaggACTACTTTTTCCTCTCTTATGGTCTCAAATCCTCTCTCACCAGAGACAAGAGTTCTTGCAGAAATTCACCTTGACTAAGGAGCTAGAGATTAAATTTATTTGCTGGTccttggaatatttgcattttaaagacagGGTGGTAACAGCGATCAAATGTATATAGAgattgtgtgcgtgtgtgcgtgtgtgtgtgtgtatttagagacagaggtctcactgtgttgcccaggttggagtgcaatggctattcacaggtgcaatcatagtgcactacagcctcgaactcctaccTTCCTCTCGCCTTAGCTTCCCTGGTCTCTAGGACTACAAGCTTGCCCTCTGATAATATTGAATATATCAAAGTTTTCCAAACCTGCCTCTATTCTCATCTGGTATGCTtgtaagacaaaacaaaacaaaactcctaaTTCTTGGAATTAATCCTAGTCTACTGGATCAGAATTTCCTTAGAAATTCCTAAGGACGAGCctatgaactttattttttaagtaagcACATGCAATAATTCTTAGGATGAGATAAGTTTGGAAAATGTTTGGGTGCCTTATGTTAACATTGTGGCCAGTGCTGTGGAAGACATAAAAGAGGCATAAGTACCCATACCTTTCCATGCTCTGTTTGAGGAGGATGAACCACTAATGGAAGGGGGGAATGTTAGGTGTCATTGATTTTGTGGGTGTGGTGTCCAGGAGAGGAGACTCTGCCGTTCCCTCAAGCACACCTCTCCAGCCCCCCTTGTCCCATTCCCACTTCCCACTTACTCTTGGCACCTGAGTGTGTGTTAAGCTTTTTCCCGGACACAAATAAATATCTCAGTTCATTGGTAGCTGATCATTCCTGCTAGTCCCTAATGTTTTTCCCCTTTATTCCTTTAATTcaagataataatattaataagaaaaaataattttcctgtttcattttgtttctattaGTTGGCCTGCCTAAACATTTCTCATTAGTTTTCATATCAATTTATCATACCACAGTCTCATTCTAACTTGATTTTGACCTTACCTTGTGCTTGGATTTTTGGTGAACCCAGTATTCACAAAAACTGGGCAGAGACATGAGGTTTTGATACCAGTTTTTCCCAAAGCTTGAAGTTCTGATGTCAGACCTCTGTGAAAGCCAACAGCAGCAAATTTGCTGGAACTGTAAGAGAATTATTAAGCATTGTTAGCTAAGGGAGAGTGAAACCAATCCTCAGTTTTCTGTGAGAAGGCGGTATCATTTGACTTAAGAACAAGtagatcctggctaacatggtgaaaccccatctctgctaaaaatacaaaaataaattagccaggcatggtggcgggctcctataatcccagctactcgggaggctaaggcaggagaatggcatgaacctgggaggcggagcttgcagtgagccgagatagcgccactgcactccagcctgggcgacagagccagactccgtctcaaaaaaaaaaaaaaaaaaagaacaagtagaAGCCAAAAATCAGCCACTTGTGATTTTTCTGAGAGTATAAATGgcaattcattttcatttttttatacgATTAAGCAGAATTGTGAACGTATCTCATTTCTTAAACAACGatagcaaaagaacaaaaataactcTATTAATTGGCTTAATGTTCAGTTTTCCATCCTACATGTAAGGTTTTTCCATTGAAtcttcaaactgttttctaatcagtttttattgcttttattttgaaaaatatgaatcAGGAAAAACATATTTAGTAATTCTACAAAATTGATGTCTGTGTTGACAGACTTCTGTAGGACGCTGctcatttctcctttctctctcaatAACTGAGTTGATGGTTTTTCTCTTGATAATGGTTGCCACTTTGGCATCTTGATTTTATTATGAGGATCTGGAGAAGAGTTTACAGGAAAGGATATTTGGCAAATACAGTAGTATATCCTTAGGGcctcccacctccttcccttTAAGTCTTTGGTGGTGCGTGGAGTGTGGTATCTGCAACTTTTAGTCAGGTAgagttgtttctctctctctctctgtctttctctctatctttctctctcacacacgcacacacacacacgttcatgGCACAAGCACACTGTAAAATGTTTTGATCCAGGGACCACTATGATTGTCTTATTTTGGGCACCAAGGCCATGACATAGACATGTGTTCTTTTTAGCTTCTGTAGGTTTTGCTTCTTAGTCTGTGGAGGAAACAATGGAAACATGCTTGGCATTACTGTTTTCTCTCATTGTTCTACAGAAGAATTTGCAGAAatctaaaagtattttaaatataattacaaCCCGGTTTCATTGCTTtagaaaaagtcatttaaaaaattcattctaaACCACTGTAAATTTATATTCTGTTAACCCAAATCACTCTGCTCCGAGCATTGCCatcttgaggcaggagaatagggtctggaggcagggaacataaggccgattcatgctgacttcctagaactaaatcaaatggaaacacttcagttatgacaggaaatatcctctccatttacacggGGTGTACACTGAGTAAATGACTTtgtcctcttcatttacatagggtgtacaccGAGTAACCagtggaaacctctagagggtatttaaaccccagaaaattctatAATGGGCTCTTGAGCCCCTGTGCTTgggcccactcccaccctgtgaagcatactttcattttcagtagatctctgcttttgttgcttcgtTCTTTCCTGgcattttggtgtgttttgtccaattctttgttcaagatgccaagaaccaGGACACCCTCCACCGGTAACAATGTGAAGTGTAATGCTCCCTTCAAAgtgtaaaaatatataacatggcTGGCATGTGATACTTACCAATATGGGATGAGGTAAGGAATCACTTCGTGGCCACACACTGAAGCCACCGTGACGATGTGGCCATGATTTCTCTCTATCATCGATGGAAGAAGTGCTTTTGTGATCTTAAGGATCattgtagaaagaagaaaaacaatgacaTAGGTGTTAGGTTTCCAAAtcaggtagttttatttttgttaagacAGAAAGGCATTTGAGAGAACttataaactgaaataaaatacttCCAAGCATTCCATGATTAATTCTATACAAATGATAGAAATAACGATACAAATGTATTGGTATGGTATACCCCATGCCAACACTAATCTCAGTATTCCCCATCCTTCCCTTCAGAAGGAATCAAATAGATCCTTTTTTGGATATGTCATCTAAACAATATTAAGGGAAAAATTCAGAGTTTTCAGAAGTAAAATAATTCCTTATGATAATTTAGTGTCATGTAATTTTTTGGTTTGGGGCTTTATCATTCTAATTAAAAGAGTGAAATCTTGTGTAACTGTATTAAGGCAGTTGAGTAGTGTAAGCTGAGTGTTCTACACCACACTTATGCATCATGATTGAATTCACTATCTCCCTATTTgtaatattgtatattatatgttGATGTTACAGGAaacaagtctttctttttttccaaaaaccTCTTTTGTGAGAAACATCGATAAAATTTTATAAGAATGTAGTAAATCCTGTGCAAATTCATAGAACTAGAACTCCCAACCCAAGCTACCCCCAAATTCccaacccacagaaactgtgagaggATGGTGAACATATATTGTTgctttaaaccactaagttttgtataatttgttatgcagctaTAGGTAACTAATACATGAGGTCTCCATGTAGTTTGGTGGGCATGGGAGCCAATTCACATATGTGAGGAGCTGGTAAAGGTAAGGGGGacacatctcttttttttttttctttcttccagaatCCAGATTTGCCCTAGATTCTACACTAATATTGAGGCACTGGAAGATTAACCATAAAAATTTCTATACAAAGGCAGCTGAAGTTGATATTTCCATCTTCCACAAAACTAACCAATTATATGAGGTCTGTGTAGCTGCATTTCTCAGTTCTAGCATCCCATGGATCTAGAACTTGCCTCAGAGTCTCATCCAAAAGTGTCCTTGACCCTATATACATCCACGTAATTACTTCTGATGTCCTTCCCATTCTAAAATTCCACAAAATGAGGACACATTACAAAATCATAGtgtggagggaaaaaaatgaggtCACAAGTGAGAGCATTGAAAAAATGTACACTGACAACCCTTAACAAACCtccacaaacatttgttgaattcttGGTACATGCCAAGCTTTGTGTCAGATACTGGTGGACAAGACAGACCAAGtagcttacattctagtgtgtTGTGTCCACTTGAATTCTGTGTCCTTGTGTCAGAGACTCTGTGGCTCTTCTACTCAAACAAATTTGATGATTCTTGATTAAGGCAAAGATCTGGCCAGTTTCCTGTCCAGAAGTATGTGAACTCCGTTATGAGTTTCATGTATCTTAAGAGAAGGTGCACAAATCTGAAAGGTTTCTGACTCACACTCACCCAAAAATGTCCTAGGATGTTGACCTCAAATGTTTTGGTAATCTCTTCATCCTTGGTGCTGCGAAGATCGGCTGGATATACTGTCCCAGCATTATTCACCACAATTGTCACATCACCCACTTCTTTCTTCACCTTTTGAAATTGAAAGCATACATTCATTGGGTGTGTTATACAAACTCAAAGTTTTGGGACCAATATAATCCAGAGATTAGAGTCTTTCTTCCACTGTATGAGGTCTCT includes the following:
- the HSD17B13 gene encoding 17-beta-hydroxysteroid dehydrogenase 13; its protein translation is MNIILEILLLLITIIYSYLESLVKFFIPRRRKSVAGEIVFITGAGHGIGRRTAYEFAKQQSILVLWDINKRGVEETAAECRKLGVTAHAYVVDCSNREEIYRSLNQVKKEVGDVTIVVNNAGTVYPADLRSTKDEEITKTFEVNILGHFWITKALLPSMIERNHGHIVTVASVCGHEVIPYLIPYCSSKFAAVGFHRGLTSELQALGKTGIKTSCLCPVFVNTGFTKNPSTRLWPVLETDEVVRSLIDGILTNKKMIFVPSYINIFLILKKFLPERASAFLNRMQNIQFEAVVGNKIKMK